One part of the Humulus lupulus chromosome 9, drHumLupu1.1, whole genome shotgun sequence genome encodes these proteins:
- the LOC133800966 gene encoding uncharacterized protein LOC133800966 isoform X3, which yields MASSQVEIASSSPFGCVLRDHNRRDGCRESNFFQKRFKNLVRDHLHTCISIQADENSLLPKKEEKINQNQNKNENSNERDEFSYSQCPRRSLSAKRTTTTTTTAASIKRKSQEAELSSALSTSNTPRALPRSDSLAGIQNLGASSLVQIWEKRLNHSISENQSSSSTTSRSDSGSSCNENAAPVEEEVEEAPRGYEAGNSVFDTGQANEDSLVDWHCNDKTGWSGQYSPARSQNSDPGESERVRVADIIKRLTAANLGQTTTLSSSSVCGCGDNERGQLSSPTREGERTMVCEHILEHRVFSPRIRGRQAFTDLLMQMERERHGELNRLAERAAVSRFPQRGRIQSMIRLRLLKRGVAVQDQQRLQLTAPQVERLPQGSSILHLRERFSYGADRSTTLQSEAANPRSPQSELSKQNSQLDNSSIPNKPEEHSQAHEVHFVEQENPTPVQDSSANSIVDLREETCSENRNLESQETADVSTCFDGCWDINDVAEELEENYLQYADTSYDWITDISRPRSYWEDRRQAWYQEMLNSNSEKVEIRQLLERGTVSSFLASDFREKMDKLMESRLGRQTHPVVSQGGEEKDGEHHSQLMSFIQDCQLQQQEEEESDEEEEIIEGLEVEEEAEREQEESLISGQYHEASDYFNQSTSSQKIPCPPSLLRSWSFHDNEVGDDSDRAFSTSPRQDFPSESYYHNSRHCSSSRNHSSMEMELIFELRGQMEQLSQEMSELRNSLKSCMDMQMMLMQQSGKQETQADGTICHSRWSTKERQLPYLRRNES from the exons ATGGCATCTTCGCAAGTGGAAATCGCTTCGTCTTCGCCGTTCGGCTGTGTTTTGAGGGATCATAATCGTAGAGACGGGTGTAGAGAGAGCAATTTCTTTCAGAAAAGATTCAAGAACTTGGTCAGAGATCATCTCCACACTTGCATTTCAATTCAAGCCGATGAGAATTCTCTTCTTCctaagaaagaagagaaaatcaATCAGAAccagaataaaaatgaaaattctaATGAGAGAGACGAATTTTCATATAGTCAATGTCCACGGCGTTCACTGTCTGCAAAAAGAACAACAACGACAACGACAACAGCAGCCTCCATTAAAAGAAAGTCCCAAGAGGCTGAGCTCTCGTCGGCATTGTCGACTTCAAATACGCCGAGAGCTCTGCCTCGATCAGATAGTCTAGCCGGAATTCAAAATCTCGGAGCCTCTTCTCTCGTTCAGATTTGGGAAAAAAGATTAAACCACTCCATTAGCGAGAATCAAAGCTCATCTTCTACCACAAGCCGGTCAGATTCTGGATCGAGCTGTAACGAGAATGCAGCTCCGGTAGAAGAAGAGGTAGAAGAAGCACCAAGAGGCTATGAAGCAGGGAACTCTGTTTTCGATACCGGGCAGGCGAATGAGGACTCATTGGTCGATTGGCATTGTAATGATAAAACTGGTTGGAGCGGTCAGTATTCTCCTGCGCGTAGCCAGAACTCGGACCCAGGGGAAAGCGAGAGAGTCAGAGTAGCCGATATCATCAAGAGATTGACGGCTGCAAATCTAGGACAGACTACTACTTTATCATCCTCTTCCGTTTGCGGCTGTGGCGATAATGAACGTGGGCAGTTGAGCTCGCCAACAAGAGAAGGGGAGCGCACCATGGTGTGTGAACATATCTTGGAGCACCGCGTATTCTCGCCGAGGATCAGAGGGCGGCAGGCGTTCACCGATTTGCTTATGCAGATGGAAAGGGAAAGGCATGGTGAGCTCAATAGGTTGGCAGAGCGCGCCGCAGTTTCTAGATTTCCACAGAGAGGTCGAATTCAG TCAATGATTCGGCTTAGGTTGCTAAAACGTGGTGTGGCAGTTCAAGATCAGCAGCGGTTGCAATTAACAGCACCTCAAGTTGAGAGACTGCCGCAAGGATCTTCCATCTTGCATCTTAG GGAGAGATTTAGCTATGGTGCAGATCGAAGCACAACACTTCAGAGTGAAGCAGCTAATCCTAGAAGTCCTCAAAGTGAATTAAGTAAGCAAAATTCACAACTGGATAATTCTTCTATCCCTAATAAACCGGAAGAGCATTCACAGGCTCACGAAGTTCATTTTGTTGAGCAAGAGAATCCAACTCCGGTACAAGATTCTTCTGCGAATAGCATTGTAGATCTTCGAGAAGAAACATGCTCAGAGAATAGAAACCTTGAGTCACAAGAAACTGCAGATGTAAGCACCTGTTTCGATGGCTGCTGGGATATAAATGATGTTGCAGAAGAACTAGAAGAAAATTATTTACAGTATGCAGACACCAGCTACGACTGGATTACAGATATTTCTCGGCCTCGGAGCTATTGGGAAGACCGCAGGCAAGCATGGTACCAAGAGATGCTGAATTCTAACTCGGAAAAAGTTGAGATTCGTCAACTACTTGAAAG AGGAACAGTATCAAGCTTTCTTGCAAGTGACTTTCGAGAGAAAATGGATAAATTAATGGAAAGTCGCTTGGGACGACAAACACACCCTGTTGTTAGTCAAGGAGGAGAAGAAAAAGATGGCGAACATCATAGCCAATTGATGTCGTTTATACAAGACTGTCAActacaacaacaggaggaggaaGAATCGGACGAGGAAGAAGAGATTATTGAAGGGCTCGAAGTAGAGGAAGAAGCCGAAAGAGAACAAGAGGAGAGCCTCATCAGTGGTCAATATCATGAAGCCAGTGATTATTTTAATCAATCAACGTCATCGCAGAAAATACCTTGCCCACCATCTCTGTTAAGGTCATGGAGTTTTCACGATAATGAAGTTGGTGATGATTCCGATCGAGCCTTTTCGACATCTCCACGTCAAGATTTCCCATCTGAGTCTTACTATCACAACTCAAGGCATTGCTCTTCCTCTAGAAACCATTCTTCAATG GAAATGGAACTTATTTTCGAACTAAGAGGACAAATGGAGCAACTTAG